GCTCTCACTCACGCTATTTGCGTTTTATGTCGTTGTCCCGCTGGTGCAACACCGGCGGATGACCGCCTACTACTGGCGGGAGTTCCGAAAAAACCGGGCGGCCGTCGTCAGCCTTGTGTACTTACTCATTATTTTTACACTCGGACTCGTGGGGCCATTGCTCGTCGCGAGACCACAAGTCACACTGCTACAGAGTTACCAGCCACCTATCGGATTCACCGTTGACAGTGCTGTCCCGTTGCAGTGTGTCGGTGACCTTGGAGACGGCCGGTGTCACGGGAGCTGGCAGTTCCCACTCGGGACCACCGGTAACGGAAAAGATATCCTTGCCCTCGTGGTCCTCGGGATGCGGGTGTCGATACGGATCGGGCTGATAACGTCGTTTCTCATCGTCGGTATCGGTGCGACTGTGGGCACCGTCGCCGCCTACGTCGGTGGGGTGGTCGACGAAGTTCTGATGCGGTATGTCGACATTCAACAGGTCTTTCCGTCGTTTCTGCTGTACCTGCTGCTCATCTACCTCTTTGGCGGAAGCCTACTGATGTTCATTCTCGTTTTCGGACTCTTCAGCTGGGGCGGGACAGCGCGTCTCGTCCGGAGTGCGTCACTTCAACGGTCCCAAGAGCCATATGTCGACGTGGCACGCTGTGCTGGTGCGGATACGAAACACATTATCCTGCGGCACATTCTCCCAAACATTTCGGGCACCGTCATCACGAACCTGACGCTGCTCATACCGGGCCTAATCTTGTTCGAAGCCGGGTTGGCGTTCCTCTCGCTCGGTGATCCGACGATCCCATCGTGGGGACAGACTATTGCCGCAGGGCGGTCTGATCTCCGAACCGCGTGGTGGGTCTCGACGATTCCCGGTGTCTTCCTATTTCTCACTATCCTGGCGTTCAACTTTGTCGGTGACGCGTTCCGGAACGCGCTCGATCCGCGCTCGGAGGTGAACCAGTGAGTCAACAACAGGAGACGGCCGATGACACCCGGTACGAACCGCTGCTATCGGTTCGGAATCTCACCGTTGAGTTCGAGACCGATCGGGGACGACTCCGAGCGATAGATGGTATCGACTTCGACGTGCAACGAGGCGAAACCGTCTGTATCGTCGGCGAGAGCGGGAGTGGAAAGACCGTCACGGCTGAGACGATAACTAAACTGATCCCAATGCCGCCCGGGCAGATCACGAGCGGCGAGGTGTTCCTCGATGGGCGGGACCTAGTACCGCTCTCGGAGCGTGACCTGCGCGCCATTCGAGGCGCTCGTATCGCCCACGTATTTCAAAACCCCGAGGATGCACTCAACCACTGCTTCACCGTTGGCTGGCAGATCCGTGAAGCGATCCAAACCCACGACGACGTCGGTGACACGGCAGCACGAGAGCGTGCCATTACGCTCCTTGATCAGGTCGGTATTCCCGATGCAGCGACGCGGTACGACGACTATCCCCACGAGTTTTCCGGCGGCATGAAACAGCGTGTGGTCATCGCGATGGCGCTGGCGGCGACGCCGGACTTGCTCATCGCCGATGAGCCGACGACCGCGCTCGACGTAACTATCCAAGCACAGCTGTTGGACCTCTTTGACTCCCTTCAACAGGAGTACGGGATGGCGATCTTGCTTATCACACACGACCTCGGCGTCGCCGCCGAACTTGCCGATCGAATGGTCGTCCTGTACGCCGGGAAGGTGATGGAGCGAGGGAGCGTCTATGACGTGTTCGATAGGCCCGCTCACCCATACACGCAGGCTTTGTTCGACTGTCTTCCCGGCCGAGGGTGGGCGCTCCGGACTATCGAGGGGCGACTACCTGATCTGTATCACCCACCTGCAGGGTGCCGGTTTGCCAGCCGATGTGAGTACGCCCGGGCGGAGTGTAGCACTGGCGACCAACCCCCGCTGTACGATGTCGGCAACGGCCAAGCGGCCTCCTGTGTGTACTACGGACCGGATGGTGACCCCGCGGCACTTCGAAACGACCGTCCGGGTGGTGACGCTGATGGGTGACGTGGCGCTGTTCGAGGTGACGAATCTCACGAAACACTTCCCGATCACGAAAGGCGTTCTTCGACGACAAATTGGGGCTGTCAGGGCCGTTGACGGTATCGACCTTACGGTTCAGCGCGGTGAGACCGTTGGCCTCGTCGGCGAATCTGGCTGTGGGAAATCGACCGCCGCACGGACGATGCTTCGCCTCGAAGAACCGACGAGCGGCTCGATTCGGTTCGATGGACGAGAGGTTACGGAGATGTCGGGCGACGCGCTCACGGCGTTTCGGCGGAACGCACAGATGATATTTCAGGATCCGAGCGCCAGTTTCGACCCGCGAATGTCCATTGGTGAATCCGTCGCCGAACCGCTTGGTATCCATGGCATTACCGACCGGACGCTTCGCCGAGAGGTTGTAACGGATCTGTTAGAGCGTGTCGGCTTATCGGCGAACGATATCGATAGATATCCGCACGAGTTCTCCGGCGGACAGAAACAGCGCATCGCACTCGCCCGGGCGCTCGTCTTGGGCCCGGATCTCCTGCTCGCTGACGAACCGACCAGCGCGTTAGACGTCTCCGTAAAGTCCGAGATTCTTACCCTCATCGCGGATATTCAACGGGAGTTCGACCTCGGAGTCCTTTTCATAAGTCATGATATGGGGGTCGTTCGGCAGATCTGTGACCGCACCCTTGTAATGTATTTGGGCGAAATCGTCGAAGCCGCCCCGACCAAGCGTCTCTTTGAGTCTCCACAACACCCATATACAGAGGTTCTCGTTGCATCGATTCCAACTATCGATCCTCGGAAGCGTGGCCACCGAGTCAGGTTGCGTGGCGCCGTCCCATCTCCGAGTGACCCGCCAAGTGGTTGCCGGTTCCACACTCGGTGTCCAAAAGTTATCCCACCCGAGGGATATGACCTTGAACAGCGCAACTGGCGAGCAATCCTTGACTTCCGACTTCGACTTGCCAAGGAGCAAATCGAGCCTGAAGCCCTTCGAGCGACCGTCGCTACCGAGACCGCCTGTCCCAGTGAACACGTCGCGGACGACCACATTCAAGAGACCATTCGAGCGGCTCTTGACCTGCCACGGTCCCTTGATGATCCCCAAGCCGATGCAATTCTTACTGCGGCGTTGAACCGCGTCCTCACCGACGATGTGACTGGTGCACACGAGCTCCTCGCTGATGCATTTCCAACGATCTGTGCACGCGACACCCCGGACACTGTGTGGCTTACCGATGAACACTCTGCCGCCTGTCACCTCTTGGAGTCAGACGACGCACGCTACTAGTCGGTTCAGAGTGGCTAATTTCCGTATTCGCTTGTCAGCATTGTTGTCGTAGTCTCTCACCGCTCAGACAGCACTACAGCGTGGATTTTCTGCCCCCCGAAGGAGGTGCGGGGGCGTACCCGAGAGCGCGTCCCGACAGAATCTAATGGCGACGATTCAAACCGACCTTCCCGACGCAGCGGCGTCCAGCCAGCAGCGACCGAGTAGCGCAGTAGGGAGAGGGATTACCGCCTGCAACCAGCTAACCAACAAAACAGCGATATCTCACCCCCATCTTGGTTAGCAACGCGGTGATCCTGACGGGCGTCGCGGCCCGCCACTCGAGACGGAATCGAGGCGTCAGGAGGAGGTGAGACGGCGACTGGACAGTGCGACCACGAGCATGATGACGATAAGCACGACCGAGAGCGCGTTGATCGTCGGCGTCAGTCCCGTCCGGAGCATTGTGTAGATAACGACCGGAACAGTGCTCGTGCCGGGAGAGATCAGAAATTGCGTCGCGGTAAACTCGCCAAACGAGACGACAAAGGCGATGAACCCGCCGGCGAGGATGGCCGGTGAGATGATTGGTCCAGTCACGTTGCGGAACGTCGTTACCGGGTCAGCACCGAGCACCCGCGACGCGCGTTCGAGGTCCTCGTCGAACGTCAGCAATTCTGATCGGACGAGCAGGAACACATATGGAAGCGAGAGCACAGTATGACCCAGAACGAGTGCTGGGTAACCAGACGGAAGCTGAATCGTCCCAAAGTATCGGACAAGCGCAATGCCTGTGATGACAGGCGAGATGATCATCGGCAGCAACATTACAGTCGAGACCTGCTGTTTGTAGGGGAACTCAGCGCGCACAAATCCGATCGCCGCGATAGTGCCGATGATACCCGAGAGAATCGCTGATGCCGTCGCGACGACCAGGCTCACCGTCAGTGCATTGATCAGCTTGTCGTCCTGCAGGAGCTGCTCATACCACGCTAGCGAGACGCCCTCCTGTGGAATTGCCGGGAACGACTGCGTGGTGAACGACGTCAGCACGACGATGATGACTGGCAAGAGCAGGAAGGCAAACACCACGGCGATGATGGCACGGAACGAAAGCCCGCGCAGTCGCGTTGTGGCGCTCGTGCTCGTGCTCATATTTTCTCGAGCACCTCCTGCAGGCTGAAGACCGCATTAAACACAAACAAGAGTGCGACGAGTAGCACGGTGTAGACGATAGCAAGCGCCGACGCGAACTGGATATTGAAGTTATCCAAGAACGCCTGGGCGATAACATTCGCGATCATGGTCTGCCGTGGGCCACCGAGCACTGCCGGCCCGAGGAATGACCCGGCAGCGAGGATGAACACGATGAGCCCAGCGGCGACCAACCCGGGGAGACTCAAGGGGAAAATGA
This genomic stretch from Haloarcula limicola harbors:
- a CDS encoding ABC transporter permease, whose product is MSSDTPRRRFEDIEWEANGGFALSRQTAGLVLTLGGLTIVFVIDYLQAGPLFTPNPVLREGWDLTQLDWLFMLSLTLFAFYVVVPLVQHRRMTAYYWREFRKNRAAVVSLVYLLIIFTLGLVGPLLVARPQVTLLQSYQPPIGFTVDSAVPLQCVGDLGDGRCHGSWQFPLGTTGNGKDILALVVLGMRVSIRIGLITSFLIVGIGATVGTVAAYVGGVVDEVLMRYVDIQQVFPSFLLYLLLIYLFGGSLLMFILVFGLFSWGGTARLVRSASLQRSQEPYVDVARCAGADTKHIILRHILPNISGTVITNLTLLIPGLILFEAGLAFLSLGDPTIPSWGQTIAAGRSDLRTAWWVSTIPGVFLFLTILAFNFVGDAFRNALDPRSEVNQ
- a CDS encoding ABC transporter ATP-binding protein — protein: MSQQQETADDTRYEPLLSVRNLTVEFETDRGRLRAIDGIDFDVQRGETVCIVGESGSGKTVTAETITKLIPMPPGQITSGEVFLDGRDLVPLSERDLRAIRGARIAHVFQNPEDALNHCFTVGWQIREAIQTHDDVGDTAARERAITLLDQVGIPDAATRYDDYPHEFSGGMKQRVVIAMALAATPDLLIADEPTTALDVTIQAQLLDLFDSLQQEYGMAILLITHDLGVAAELADRMVVLYAGKVMERGSVYDVFDRPAHPYTQALFDCLPGRGWALRTIEGRLPDLYHPPAGCRFASRCEYARAECSTGDQPPLYDVGNGQAASCVYYGPDGDPAALRNDRPGGDADG
- a CDS encoding ABC transporter ATP-binding protein; the protein is MGDVALFEVTNLTKHFPITKGVLRRQIGAVRAVDGIDLTVQRGETVGLVGESGCGKSTAARTMLRLEEPTSGSIRFDGREVTEMSGDALTAFRRNAQMIFQDPSASFDPRMSIGESVAEPLGIHGITDRTLRREVVTDLLERVGLSANDIDRYPHEFSGGQKQRIALARALVLGPDLLLADEPTSALDVSVKSEILTLIADIQREFDLGVLFISHDMGVVRQICDRTLVMYLGEIVEAAPTKRLFESPQHPYTEVLVASIPTIDPRKRGHRVRLRGAVPSPSDPPSGCRFHTRCPKVIPPEGYDLEQRNWRAILDFRLRLAKEQIEPEALRATVATETACPSEHVADDHIQETIRAALDLPRSLDDPQADAILTAALNRVLTDDVTGAHELLADAFPTICARDTPDTVWLTDEHSAACHLLESDDARY
- a CDS encoding ABC transporter permease gives rise to the protein MSTSTSATTRLRGLSFRAIIAVVFAFLLLPVIIVVLTSFTTQSFPAIPQEGVSLAWYEQLLQDDKLINALTVSLVVATASAILSGIIGTIAAIGFVRAEFPYKQQVSTVMLLPMIISPVITGIALVRYFGTIQLPSGYPALVLGHTVLSLPYVFLLVRSELLTFDEDLERASRVLGADPVTTFRNVTGPIISPAILAGGFIAFVVSFGEFTATQFLISPGTSTVPVVIYTMLRTGLTPTINALSVVLIVIMLVVALSSRRLTSS